A single genomic interval of Flavobacteriales bacterium harbors:
- the polA gene encoding DNA polymerase I, producing MSDATLSGAATADADKRLFLLDAYALIYRAYFSFIRAPRVNSKGFNTSAAFGFTTTLLDLIKREQPTHIAVVFDTAAPTERHETLLDYKANREEMPDDIRSNVPYIRRIIEALNIPVLESDGYEADDVIGTLAKKAEAEGYTTYMVTPDKDFGQLVTDKIIMYKPGRGGDPPEKLGPKEICERWGLQTTDQVKDILGLMGDAVDNIPGIPGIGEKTAIKLVQQFGSLEGVIENADKLKGKQQENVIAFAEQGRLSKKLATILIDAPVELDHDALHLDPPDKDKVLEVFSELEFKTLANRVLGGEANGAAEEPKAAKRGKAAAVNPGQVDLFGSHVDAEGNVELTELATIDTVPHRYFLARTSEDLYMLAAQLKKQPRFCFDTETTSTDERVAELVGLAFSWKPHEGHYVPVPADQAEAQRIVDIFKPILENEAIGKVAQNAKYDIRVLARYGVEVKGPLFDTMVAHFLLKPDLQKHGMDYLSETYLGYRPVSITTLIGEKGRGKVQKSMRDVEVELVKEYAAEDADITWQLAKKLEPLLAEDEVTGLFNDVEMPLVHVLADMETEGIRIDIPALKQFSEELGTELVRLQDAIHQACGVNFNIDSPKQLGDVLFETLKLGGDKVKKTAKTGQYQTSEDILQELTNAHPVIPLILDYRSLRKLKGTYVDTLPEAADPVTHRVHTSYLQTVAATGRLASNDPNLQNIPIRTEKGREIRKAFVPRSEEYQLLSADYSQIELRIIAHMSGDRNMQEAFRHGLDIHAATAAKVFNVDIAEVTREQRSRAKAVNFGIAYGQGAFGLSQNLGIPRAEAKQIIDDYFAQFPGVRNYMDEMIGFCRTHGYIKTLMGRRRYLPDITSANNTVRAQAERIAINAPMQGSAADIIKVAMVNIHRDIKAQGLKSRLLLQVHDELVFDAHVDELATMKELVKERMEGALALDVPLVVDMGVGKNWLEAH from the coding sequence ATGTCCGATGCGACCCTGTCCGGAGCTGCGACCGCCGATGCGGACAAGCGCCTCTTCCTCCTCGACGCCTACGCCCTCATCTACCGGGCCTACTTCAGCTTCATCCGGGCACCCCGGGTGAACAGCAAGGGCTTCAACACCAGCGCGGCCTTCGGCTTCACCACCACCCTGCTCGACCTCATCAAGCGCGAGCAGCCCACCCACATCGCCGTGGTGTTCGACACCGCCGCGCCCACCGAACGGCATGAGACCCTGCTGGACTACAAGGCCAACCGCGAGGAGATGCCCGATGACATCCGCAGCAACGTGCCCTACATCCGCCGGATCATCGAGGCGCTGAACATCCCCGTGCTGGAGAGCGACGGCTACGAGGCCGATGATGTGATCGGCACCCTGGCGAAGAAGGCCGAGGCTGAGGGCTACACCACCTACATGGTGACCCCGGACAAGGACTTCGGGCAGCTGGTGACCGACAAGATCATCATGTACAAGCCCGGCCGCGGTGGTGATCCGCCCGAGAAGCTGGGCCCGAAGGAGATCTGCGAGCGCTGGGGCTTACAGACCACCGACCAGGTGAAGGACATCCTCGGCCTCATGGGCGATGCGGTGGACAACATCCCCGGCATCCCGGGCATCGGCGAGAAGACCGCCATCAAGCTGGTGCAGCAGTTCGGCAGCCTGGAGGGCGTGATCGAGAACGCCGACAAGCTGAAAGGCAAGCAGCAGGAGAACGTCATCGCCTTCGCTGAGCAGGGCCGCCTGAGCAAGAAGCTGGCGACCATCCTGATCGACGCACCCGTGGAGCTGGACCACGACGCGCTCCATCTGGATCCGCCGGACAAGGACAAGGTGCTGGAGGTGTTCAGCGAGCTGGAGTTCAAGACCCTCGCGAACCGGGTGCTGGGCGGCGAAGCCAACGGTGCGGCGGAAGAGCCCAAGGCCGCGAAACGTGGGAAAGCGGCGGCGGTCAACCCCGGCCAGGTGGACCTCTTCGGCAGCCATGTCGATGCCGAGGGCAACGTGGAGCTGACCGAGCTGGCCACCATCGACACCGTGCCGCACCGCTACTTCCTGGCGCGCACCAGCGAGGACCTGTACATGCTCGCGGCCCAGCTCAAGAAGCAGCCGCGCTTCTGCTTCGATACGGAGACCACCAGCACCGACGAGCGCGTGGCCGAACTGGTGGGCCTCGCCTTCAGCTGGAAGCCCCATGAAGGCCACTACGTGCCCGTGCCCGCGGACCAGGCCGAGGCCCAGCGTATCGTGGACATCTTCAAGCCCATCCTGGAGAACGAAGCCATCGGCAAGGTGGCGCAGAACGCCAAGTACGACATCCGGGTGCTGGCCCGCTACGGTGTGGAGGTGAAGGGCCCGCTCTTCGACACCATGGTCGCGCACTTCCTGCTGAAGCCCGACCTGCAGAAGCACGGCATGGACTACCTGAGCGAGACCTACCTGGGCTACCGGCCGGTGAGCATCACCACGCTCATCGGTGAAAAAGGACGCGGCAAGGTGCAAAAGAGCATGCGCGACGTGGAGGTGGAACTGGTGAAGGAATACGCCGCAGAGGACGCGGACATCACCTGGCAGCTCGCCAAGAAGCTGGAGCCGCTGCTCGCCGAGGACGAAGTGACCGGCCTGTTCAACGACGTGGAGATGCCACTGGTGCACGTGCTCGCCGACATGGAGACCGAGGGCATCCGCATCGACATCCCGGCCCTGAAACAGTTCAGCGAAGAGCTGGGCACCGAGCTGGTGCGCCTGCAGGACGCCATCCACCAGGCCTGCGGGGTGAACTTCAACATCGACAGCCCCAAGCAACTGGGCGATGTGCTCTTCGAGACCTTGAAGCTCGGCGGCGACAAGGTGAAGAAGACCGCGAAGACCGGGCAGTACCAGACCAGCGAGGACATCCTGCAGGAGCTGACCAACGCGCACCCTGTGATCCCGCTGATCCTGGACTACCGCAGCCTGCGCAAGCTGAAGGGCACCTACGTGGACACCCTGCCCGAAGCGGCCGACCCCGTGACCCACCGCGTGCACACCAGCTACCTGCAGACCGTGGCTGCCACCGGGCGCCTGGCCAGCAACGACCCCAACCTGCAGAACATCCCGATCCGCACGGAGAAGGGCCGCGAGATCCGCAAGGCCTTCGTGCCGCGCAGTGAGGAATACCAGCTGCTCAGCGCGGACTACAGCCAGATCGAGCTGCGCATCATCGCCCACATGAGCGGCGACCGCAACATGCAGGAGGCTTTCCGCCATGGGCTGGACATCCACGCGGCCACGGCCGCCAAGGTGTTCAACGTGGACATCGCGGAGGTGACGCGCGAGCAGCGCAGCCGGGCCAAGGCCGTGAACTTCGGCATCGCCTACGGGCAGGGGGCCTTCGGCCTCAGCCAGAACCTGGGGATCCCGCGGGCGGAGGCCAAGCAGATCATCGACGACTACTTCGCGCAGTTCCCCGGCGTGCGCAACTACATGGACGAGATGATCGGCTTCTGCCGCACCCACGGCTACATCAAGACGTTGATGGGCCGGCGCCGCTACCTGCCGGACATCACCAGCGCCAACAACACGGTGCGGGCCCAGGCCGAGCGCATCGCCATCAACGCGCCCATGCAGGGTTCGGCGGCGGACATCATCAAGGTGGCCATGGTGAACATCCACCGCGACATCAAGGCGCAGGGGCTGAAGAGCAGGCTGCTGCTGCAGGTGCACGACGAACTGGTGTTCGACGCGCATGTGGACGAGCTGGCCACGATGAAGGAGCTGGTGAAGGAGCGCATGGAGGGTGCCCTGGCGCTGGATGTGCCGCTGGTTGTTGACATGGGCGTGGGGAAAAACTGGCTGGAGGCGCACTGA
- a CDS encoding VCBS repeat-containing protein — MKPLLPITIGLLAALPTLAQDNCATALPITAGTYVVSAVNGTQVPTPICAQNGAGATAGEWYSYTPTASYTVAINTAVGALTDSRVHVYLGGCGALACVAGDDDSGVNNTAFLTFNVAAGFTYIIAFDNRWSSNGFTFSLTESPIVIPVFSFSPLTLPAASGSGQAAVDMNGDHLDDVVRVTDLQITINHQQAGGGLVQTTFPTDTADTTPYWSMAAGDLDGNGYNDLLYAGGSATFMLANADATAYIENSQTEWIFCQRSNYVDINNDGHLDAFICHDVEPNVYYLNDGQGNLTYYQGGLGDTPDGGNYGSIWVDYDNDHDVDLFIAKCRGGVGPANIDQLHRNNGDGTWTEVAALMNLADNQQSWSSAWGDYDNDGDMDLVQGASSFTNGGHKLMRNDGSTFTNVTVGSGFDVHGGTSIEWITHDFDNDGWLDVLGGGKLLRNNGDMTFSLHTVTPTNGPVGDLDNDGYLDIVNGSTVHVNALTGNNWLKVTLQGTVSNTNGIGARVEIITASGTQIRDIRSGDGFRYMSTLNAHFGLGQDSEVDQVTVYWPSGIVDVINAVAVNGAVHVIEGLSTAVNESVRPTLLNAFPNPAETILYLSSETPLRNAIATVLNTAGQPVLRTVLHEPTVDITGIAPGVYVIQVDQEGSLLQERFVKR, encoded by the coding sequence ATGAAGCCACTGCTCCCCATCACGATCGGCCTGCTCGCCGCACTGCCGACCCTGGCACAGGACAACTGTGCGACGGCCCTGCCCATCACCGCCGGCACCTACGTGGTCTCCGCGGTCAATGGCACGCAGGTGCCCACACCCATTTGCGCCCAGAACGGCGCCGGGGCAACAGCGGGCGAGTGGTACAGCTACACGCCCACGGCCAGCTACACCGTGGCGATCAACACGGCCGTGGGGGCGCTGACCGACAGCCGGGTGCATGTGTACCTGGGCGGCTGCGGCGCCCTGGCCTGCGTGGCGGGTGACGATGATTCCGGTGTGAACAACACCGCCTTCCTCACCTTCAACGTGGCGGCCGGCTTCACCTACATCATCGCCTTCGACAATCGCTGGAGCTCCAATGGCTTCACCTTTTCGCTCACCGAATCCCCGATCGTGATCCCGGTGTTCAGCTTTTCGCCCCTGACCCTGCCGGCCGCCAGCGGCTCCGGCCAGGCCGCCGTGGACATGAACGGGGACCATCTGGACGATGTGGTGCGGGTCACCGACCTGCAGATCACCATCAACCACCAGCAGGCCGGTGGTGGACTTGTCCAGACCACCTTCCCCACCGATACGGCGGACACCACGCCCTATTGGAGCATGGCGGCCGGGGACCTGGACGGCAACGGATACAACGACCTGCTCTACGCCGGGGGATCGGCCACCTTCATGCTGGCCAACGCCGACGCCACCGCCTATATCGAGAACTCGCAGACCGAGTGGATCTTCTGCCAGCGCTCCAACTACGTGGACATCAACAACGACGGGCACCTGGACGCCTTCATCTGCCACGACGTGGAGCCCAACGTGTACTACCTGAACGACGGCCAGGGCAACCTCACCTACTATCAGGGCGGACTTGGCGACACGCCCGATGGCGGCAACTACGGCAGCATCTGGGTGGATTATGACAACGACCACGATGTGGACCTCTTCATCGCCAAGTGCCGCGGTGGTGTCGGCCCGGCCAACATCGACCAGCTGCACCGCAACAACGGGGACGGCACGTGGACCGAGGTGGCCGCGCTGATGAACCTGGCGGACAACCAGCAGAGCTGGAGCTCGGCCTGGGGCGATTACGACAACGACGGCGACATGGACCTGGTGCAGGGTGCCAGCTCCTTCACCAACGGGGGCCACAAGCTGATGCGCAATGACGGCAGCACCTTCACCAACGTGACGGTCGGCTCGGGCTTCGACGTCCACGGTGGCACCAGCATCGAGTGGATCACCCACGACTTCGACAACGACGGCTGGCTCGATGTGCTGGGCGGTGGCAAGCTGCTCCGCAACAACGGGGACATGACCTTCAGCCTGCACACGGTGACCCCGACCAACGGACCGGTGGGCGACCTGGACAACGACGGCTACCTGGATATCGTCAACGGCAGCACCGTGCACGTGAACGCCCTCACCGGCAACAACTGGCTGAAGGTGACCCTGCAGGGGACGGTGAGCAACACCAATGGCATCGGCGCCCGCGTGGAGATCATCACCGCGTCCGGCACGCAGATCCGCGACATCCGGAGCGGGGACGGGTTCCGGTACATGAGCACGCTGAACGCCCATTTCGGGCTGGGCCAGGACAGCGAAGTGGATCAGGTGACCGTATACTGGCCCAGCGGGATCGTGGATGTGATCAACGCGGTCGCGGTCAATGGTGCGGTGCATGTGATCGAGGGCCTTTCCACCGCTGTGAACGAGTCCGTGCGCCCCACCCTGTTGAACGCCTTTCCCAACCCGGCCGAGACCATCCTGTACCTGAGCTCGGAGACCCCGTTGCGCAACGCGATCGCCACCGTGCTGAATACCGCCGGCCAGCCCGTGCTGCGCACCGTCCTCCATGAGCCCACCGTGGACATCACCGGCATCGCCCCCGGGGTGTACGTGATCCAGGTGGACCAGGAAGGCAGCCTGCTGCAGGAGCGCTTCGTGAAGCGCTGA
- a CDS encoding cysteine--tRNA ligase yields MSDAKKGPFFLTNTLTRRKEEFVPLRPPHVGLYVCGPTVYSDVHLGNVRSFLTFDVLYRWLTFIGYTVRYVRNITDVGHLVGDVDEGEDKIAKRARLERLEPMEIVQKYTNGFHDVMRLFNILPPSIEPTATGHLIEQIEMVKRIIGSGYAYEANGSVYFDVPRFAEKHAYGELSGRRIDELLANTRDTEGMDEKRSPLDFAIWKKADPTHLMKWPSPWGEGFPGWHLECSAMSTKYLGLTFDIHGGGMDLKFPHHECEIAQSVAADGHAPVRYWMHGNMLTVNGRKMAKSEGNGFTPEELLTGDHKLLEKGYSAMTVRFFMLQCHYASTLDFSNAAMQASEKGLERLMKAMALLPKLKAADTDEADIMALEQRCHAAMNDDLNTPVMIAELFEAVRIINSVNDGKLKLTASSIARLQAMMQVLVRDVLGIREETAAASGGDDALDALVQEFIRLRAEAKARKDFATGDAIRDRLAAIGIVLKDTKEGTTWERA; encoded by the coding sequence ATGTCCGACGCCAAGAAAGGTCCGTTCTTCCTGACCAACACGCTCACCCGCCGCAAGGAGGAGTTCGTGCCGTTGCGCCCGCCGCATGTGGGCCTCTATGTGTGCGGACCCACGGTGTACAGCGATGTGCACCTGGGCAACGTGCGCAGCTTCCTCACCTTCGATGTGCTGTACCGCTGGCTGACCTTCATCGGCTACACGGTGCGGTACGTGCGCAACATCACCGATGTGGGCCATCTGGTGGGGGATGTGGACGAGGGGGAGGACAAGATCGCCAAGCGCGCCCGGCTGGAACGGCTGGAGCCCATGGAGATCGTGCAGAAGTACACCAATGGCTTCCACGATGTGATGCGGCTCTTCAACATCCTGCCGCCCAGCATCGAGCCCACCGCCACCGGTCACCTCATCGAGCAGATCGAGATGGTGAAGCGCATCATCGGCAGCGGCTACGCCTACGAGGCCAACGGCAGCGTGTACTTCGATGTGCCCCGGTTCGCGGAGAAGCACGCCTACGGCGAACTGAGCGGCCGGAGGATCGACGAACTGCTGGCGAACACGCGCGACACCGAGGGCATGGACGAGAAGCGCAGCCCACTCGACTTCGCCATTTGGAAGAAGGCCGACCCCACGCACCTGATGAAATGGCCCAGCCCCTGGGGGGAGGGCTTCCCCGGCTGGCACCTGGAGTGCAGCGCCATGAGCACCAAGTACCTGGGCCTCACCTTCGACATCCACGGCGGCGGCATGGACCTGAAGTTCCCGCACCACGAGTGCGAGATCGCGCAGAGCGTGGCCGCTGATGGGCATGCCCCCGTGCGCTACTGGATGCATGGCAACATGCTCACCGTGAACGGACGGAAGATGGCCAAGAGCGAGGGCAACGGCTTCACGCCGGAGGAGCTGCTCACCGGCGACCACAAGCTGCTGGAGAAGGGCTACAGCGCCATGACGGTGCGCTTCTTCATGCTGCAGTGCCATTACGCCAGCACGCTGGACTTCAGCAACGCCGCCATGCAGGCCTCGGAAAAGGGACTGGAGCGACTGATGAAGGCCATGGCGCTGCTGCCGAAGCTGAAGGCCGCCGACACGGACGAGGCCGACATCATGGCCTTGGAGCAGCGCTGCCATGCGGCCATGAACGATGACCTCAACACGCCGGTGATGATCGCCGAACTGTTCGAGGCCGTGCGCATCATCAATTCGGTGAACGACGGGAAGCTGAAGCTCACCGCCTCATCCATCGCGAGGCTTCAGGCCATGATGCAGGTCCTGGTGCGCGATGTGCTCGGCATCCGGGAGGAGACCGCGGCCGCGAGCGGGGGCGACGATGCGTTGGACGCCCTCGTGCAGGAGTTCATCCGCCTGCGCGCCGAGGCCAAGGCCCGGAAGGACTTCGCCACGGGCGATGCCATTCGCGACCGGCTGGCGGCCATCGGCATCGTGTTGAAGGACACCAAGGAAGGCACCACATGGGAGCGCGCATGA
- a CDS encoding cystathionine gamma-synthase, with translation MSHRFGTKAVHAGVEPDPTTGAIMTPIYQTSTYVQAAPGDHKGYEYSRTHNPTRTALQRALAELENGRHGLCFATGMASIDALIKLLKPGDHVVSTNDLYGGTYRLFTKIFEGFGIRFSFVDMADPAQVQQALTPATRLIWVETPTNPLLKVINIAAMAALAKAQGCWLAVDNTFASPALQNPLDLGADIVMHSATKYLGGHSDVVMGALVVNDDALAERLAFVQNSSGATPGPMDCFLVLRGLKTLHLRMERHCTNGEAVAHYLKAHPKVDRVYWPGLPEHSNHAVAKAQMRGFGGMVSFTLKGDRMEDATRVLSRTSLFALAESLGGVESLIGHPASMTHASIPREERLRNGLADTLIRLSVGTEDAADLIDDLAQAIG, from the coding sequence ATGAGCCACCGCTTCGGCACCAAGGCCGTACACGCCGGCGTGGAGCCCGACCCCACCACGGGCGCCATCATGACGCCGATCTACCAGACGAGCACCTACGTGCAGGCCGCCCCCGGCGACCACAAGGGCTACGAGTACAGCCGCACGCACAACCCCACGCGCACCGCGCTGCAGCGCGCCCTGGCCGAACTGGAGAACGGCCGCCACGGCCTGTGCTTCGCCACGGGCATGGCCAGCATCGACGCGCTGATCAAGCTGCTGAAGCCGGGGGACCATGTGGTGAGCACCAACGACCTGTACGGCGGCACCTACCGCCTGTTCACCAAGATCTTCGAGGGCTTCGGCATCCGCTTCAGCTTCGTGGACATGGCCGACCCGGCCCAGGTGCAACAGGCCCTGACGCCGGCCACCCGCCTGATCTGGGTGGAGACCCCCACCAACCCGCTGCTGAAGGTGATCAACATCGCGGCCATGGCCGCGCTGGCCAAGGCGCAGGGCTGCTGGCTGGCCGTGGACAACACCTTTGCCAGCCCCGCGCTGCAGAACCCCCTCGACTTGGGCGCGGACATCGTGATGCACTCCGCCACCAAGTACCTGGGCGGCCACAGCGACGTGGTGATGGGCGCGCTGGTGGTGAACGACGACGCCCTGGCCGAGCGCCTGGCCTTCGTGCAGAACAGCAGTGGGGCCACCCCCGGCCCAATGGACTGCTTCCTGGTGCTGCGCGGCCTGAAGACCCTGCACCTGCGCATGGAGCGGCACTGCACCAACGGCGAGGCGGTGGCCCATTACCTGAAGGCGCACCCGAAGGTGGACCGCGTGTACTGGCCCGGCCTGCCGGAGCACAGCAACCACGCCGTGGCCAAGGCGCAGATGCGCGGCTTCGGCGGCATGGTGAGCTTCACCCTGAAGGGCGACCGCATGGAGGACGCCACCCGGGTGCTGTCGCGGACCAGCCTGTTCGCCCTGGCCGAATCGCTCGGCGGGGTGGAGAGCCTGATCGGGCACCCGGCGAGCATGACGCATGCGAGCATCCCCCGGGAGGAGCGCCTGCGCAACGGGCTGGCCGACACCCTGATCCGCCTGAGCGTGGGCACGGAGGACGCGGCCGACCTGATCGACGACCTGGCTCAGGCCATCGGCTGA
- a CDS encoding choice-of-anchor J domain-containing protein has product MTRTKPFGPIALASALLLLHPALAQQDVPFHCSTHSLEHLAPFHHNDPHSLQRIADDEADLEAFTQQYAQLSEAERGGSTYVLPVVFHIIHNNGPENISDAQVYDAIRVLNDDFNKLNADWDNVRPEFLGIVADVGITFRLAQLDPDGNCTSGINRIQSILTNDGTQDMKDLIQWPRNKYLNVWVCAYADGAAGYTLTPGSVNNPQWAAADGIVLLHNYTGSIGTSSPGRSRTLTHEVGHWINLRHTWGPTNEPGIAANCNEDDNVGDTPNTEGWTSCTLAGATCNSTLDNVENYMEYSYCSKMFTEGQKTRMLAALNSGTAQRNQLWQPSNLAATGTTGTDVLCAAAFTSDLREVCSGGTVQFTDVSYHGATTWEWSFPGGTPSTSTDQNPVVTYGSPGLYPVTLVAGNGNTQVSTQVNNYVMVMPAAGLAVPYSEGFEATTTLPNADWALNDAGGNGGFQFVSTTGYQSSKSVRLNNYVSSPGEVDELVSNTLDMSSATDIVISYRYAYAQRNTANNDVLKLYVSKDCGESWSLRDILYGTGALNTASLQTSPFTPSNESQWAESVVDNISTSYHVSEFRFKFEFESDGGNNLFIDNINVNGAPVGMAELVTEGSEGLRVVPNPAGAAADLVMDLRETGPLQVQVMDPVGRLVAQLPERILPGGLNRLALPVDGLAKGVYLAVIRQNGRTQLTRFTKE; this is encoded by the coding sequence ATGACCCGTACGAAGCCCTTTGGACCGATCGCCCTGGCGTCGGCCCTCTTGCTGCTGCACCCCGCCCTGGCCCAACAGGACGTGCCATTCCACTGCAGCACGCACTCCCTGGAGCACCTGGCCCCCTTCCACCACAACGACCCGCATTCGTTGCAGCGCATCGCCGACGATGAGGCCGACCTGGAGGCCTTCACCCAGCAGTACGCTCAGTTGAGCGAGGCCGAGCGGGGTGGCAGCACCTACGTGCTGCCGGTGGTGTTCCACATCATCCACAACAACGGTCCGGAAAACATCAGCGATGCCCAGGTGTACGATGCGATCCGGGTGCTGAACGACGACTTCAACAAGCTGAACGCCGACTGGGACAACGTGCGGCCGGAGTTCCTGGGCATCGTGGCGGATGTGGGCATCACCTTCCGCCTGGCCCAGCTGGACCCGGACGGCAACTGCACCAGCGGCATCAACCGCATCCAGAGCATCCTCACCAACGACGGCACGCAGGACATGAAGGACCTGATCCAGTGGCCGCGGAACAAGTACCTGAACGTCTGGGTCTGCGCTTATGCCGATGGCGCTGCTGGGTACACGCTGACCCCTGGTTCGGTGAACAACCCTCAGTGGGCGGCGGCTGATGGCATCGTGCTCCTGCACAATTATACGGGCAGCATCGGCACCAGCAGCCCGGGCCGCTCGCGCACGCTCACCCACGAGGTGGGGCACTGGATCAACCTGCGCCACACCTGGGGCCCCACCAACGAACCGGGCATCGCGGCCAACTGCAACGAGGACGACAACGTGGGCGACACGCCGAACACCGAGGGATGGACCAGCTGCACCCTGGCCGGGGCGACCTGCAACAGCACCCTCGACAACGTGGAGAACTACATGGAGTATTCCTACTGCTCCAAGATGTTCACCGAAGGCCAGAAGACGCGGATGCTGGCCGCCTTGAACTCGGGGACCGCCCAGCGCAACCAGCTTTGGCAACCGTCCAACCTGGCCGCCACCGGCACCACGGGCACTGATGTGCTTTGTGCCGCGGCCTTCACCAGCGACCTGCGCGAGGTGTGCTCCGGCGGCACCGTGCAGTTCACCGATGTGAGCTACCATGGCGCCACCACATGGGAGTGGTCGTTCCCGGGCGGCACCCCGTCCACCAGCACCGACCAGAACCCGGTGGTGACCTACGGCAGCCCGGGGCTCTATCCGGTGACCCTGGTGGCCGGCAACGGCAATACGCAGGTGAGCACCCAGGTGAACAACTACGTGATGGTGATGCCGGCCGCCGGTCTGGCCGTGCCCTACAGTGAAGGCTTCGAGGCCACCACCACCCTGCCGAACGCCGACTGGGCGTTGAACGATGCGGGCGGCAATGGCGGCTTCCAGTTCGTGAGCACCACCGGGTACCAGAGCAGCAAAAGCGTGCGCCTCAACAACTACGTGAGCAGCCCGGGTGAAGTGGACGAACTGGTGAGCAACACACTGGACATGAGCAGCGCCACCGACATCGTGATCAGCTACCGCTACGCCTACGCCCAGCGGAACACGGCGAACAACGATGTGCTGAAGCTGTACGTGAGCAAGGACTGTGGGGAGAGCTGGAGCCTGCGCGACATCCTGTACGGCACCGGCGCCCTGAACACGGCCTCCCTCCAGACCAGCCCGTTCACACCATCGAACGAGTCGCAATGGGCTGAATCGGTGGTGGACAACATCAGCACGAGCTACCACGTGAGCGAGTTCCGATTCAAGTTCGAGTTCGAGAGCGACGGCGGGAACAATCTGTTCATCGATAACATCAATGTGAACGGCGCCCCGGTGGGCATGGCCGAACTGGTGACCGAGGGCAGCGAGGGCCTGCGCGTGGTGCCCAACCCGGCCGGTGCCGCCGCCGACCTGGTGATGGACCTGCGCGAGACCGGGCCGCTGCAGGTGCAGGTGATGGATCCCGTGGGCCGCTTGGTGGCCCAGCTGCCGGAGCGCATCCTGCCCGGCGGCCTCAATCGCCTCGCCCTGCCAGTGGACGGGCTGGCCAAAGGCGTCTACCTGGCGGTCATCCGCCAGAACGGGCGTACGCAGCTCACGCGCTTCACCAAGGAGTGA
- a CDS encoding M28 family peptidase — translation MIPLRRWSWLALAFAVQACTPDGPPKQEVPKPVPVQLPPAPPFNADSAYAFVAQQVAFGPRVPGTPAHAACGDWIVARLKASGASVTEQRGTVTAFNGNPLPLRNIIGSWRPSARERILLLAHYDTRPFADKDEERRNEPILGANDGGSGVGILLEIARHLGTATDTALLGVDLLFTDVEDYGEPTGAMTMESNSIATWALGSQYWAKNPHVARYTARFGVLLDMCGAKDARFYQESISMQYAPQVVRKLWRTAAALGHGGRFVAETRHFVGTDDHLPINELLRIPTADIIEYHEATGAFHPSWHTHDDDMDVIDRATLHAVGSTVMEVLWKER, via the coding sequence ATGATCCCCCTTCGCAGGTGGTCCTGGCTGGCGCTGGCGTTCGCCGTGCAGGCCTGCACGCCGGACGGTCCGCCGAAGCAGGAGGTGCCGAAGCCGGTGCCTGTGCAGCTGCCGCCGGCACCACCGTTCAACGCCGACAGCGCGTACGCCTTCGTGGCGCAGCAGGTGGCCTTCGGGCCGCGTGTGCCCGGTACCCCGGCGCATGCGGCCTGTGGGGACTGGATCGTGGCCCGGCTGAAGGCGTCGGGGGCGAGCGTCACCGAACAGCGCGGCACGGTGACGGCGTTCAACGGCAACCCCCTGCCGCTGCGCAACATCATCGGCAGCTGGCGTCCCAGCGCCCGCGAGCGCATCCTGCTGCTGGCGCACTACGACACGCGTCCTTTCGCCGACAAGGACGAGGAGCGCCGCAACGAGCCCATCCTCGGTGCCAATGACGGCGGCAGCGGTGTGGGCATTCTGCTGGAGATCGCGCGGCACCTCGGAACGGCCACGGACACCGCATTGCTCGGGGTGGACCTGCTCTTCACCGATGTGGAGGACTACGGAGAGCCCACCGGGGCCATGACCATGGAGTCCAACAGCATCGCCACCTGGGCCCTTGGCAGCCAGTACTGGGCCAAGAACCCGCACGTGGCAAGGTACACCGCGCGCTTCGGTGTGCTGCTGGACATGTGCGGGGCGAAGGATGCGCGCTTCTACCAGGAGTCGATCAGCATGCAGTATGCCCCGCAGGTGGTGCGCAAGCTGTGGCGGACCGCGGCGGCGTTGGGCCATGGGGGCCGTTTCGTGGCGGAGACGCGCCACTTCGTAGGCACGGACGACCACCTGCCGATCAACGAGCTGCTGCGCATCCCCACGGCGGACATCATCGAGTACCACGAAGCCACCGGGGCCTTCCACCCCAGCTGGCACACGCACGATGACGACATGGACGTGATCGATCGTGCCACATTGCACGCCGTGGGCTCCACGGTGATGGAGGTGCTGTGGAAGGAGCGGTGA